CGCGCTCATCGGCGAAGGGTTCGACGTGGCAGGCGTTGTCACTCAGCCTGATAAGCCCCAGGGGCGAGCTCGAGTGGAGACACCCCCGCCCGTCAAGCAGATCGCGGTGGAGGAAAGAATTCCATGCTTCCAGCCGGCGACGCTGCGTGGCGCGGAATTCACGGAAATGCTCGCTGTGATGCAGCCCGACATCTCGATCGTCGTCGCCTACGGCAACATCCTGCCGAAGAAGCTCATCGATCTGCCGGAGCTCGGAACGTTGAACATCCATGCATCGCTCCTCCCCGCGCTCCGCGGAGCGGCGCCCATTCAGGCGGCGATCAGACAGGGATTGACCGAGACCGGCGTCTCCATCATGCGAATGGTTCCGGCATTGGACGCGGGCCCCGTGATACTGCAGGCGCCGACGCCGATACCTGACGACGAGACATACGGCGAGCTGCAGCTCCGACTGTCGGAGCTCGGCGCCCTCACTCTTGTCGAAGCACTCACGCTGATATCATTGGGACAGGCATCCGAGACGGAGCAGGACGAGTCGCGCGTCTCATACGCGCCCAAGGTCACGCGCGATGATGCTCGAATCGACTGGCGACTCGACGCAGCCGAAGTATCTCGCCTCATTCGCGCCTACGATCCGAAACCAGGATCATTCACGACGCGGAATGGAGTGGACGTAAAAGTCTTCGGGCCGCGCGTCGTAAGCGATGCCGGTGAAGCGGCGGCCCCCGGCGAAGTGATCTCCGCAACGCCGGACCTCATCGTCGCGTGCAGCAAGGGAGCGATACGAATCAGTGACGTACAACCTGCGGGAAGGAGCCGTATGATCGCGGCTGACTGGGCACGCGGACGCGGCATTGCACCCGGCGACGTCCTCGGCAGCTGACGACTTCCAGGCCTCCGTCGAGCGCTGGGCCACAGGCCGCAGCGACGCTGCGCGATTTTCCCCGCGTCCATGCGGTGACGAACACAGCCACCGTGAAGCGCACGGAGTTTCTTCAGACCGCGGAGCGAGTGATGCGCGCTTTAGGCGCACGGGGGGCTGTTCATCTCCGCACGTCGAGCACGCCCGGCCGGCGGTTCCACGAGCTGGCGTCGGCACTGGCCGATATTCAGAACACCACCGGCTGCTGGTTGATAGTGAACGACAGAGTGGACATCGCTGCCGCCGTCGGAGCAAAGGGAATTCAGCTCGCATCTCATTCCTTGAGAGTTTCCGAAGCCCGGGCCGTTGCCCCCGACATCCCGGCGGGAATCAGCGTTCACAGCGTCGACGAAGCGGTGGCAGCGCAAGCGTCCGGGGCCGCCTGGTGCGTCGCTGGAAGCGTGTTCGAGACGCCGACGCATCCCGGTCGCTCGGAGGCGCGTGTGCCGTTCATCGAAGAGGTCGCGCGAGCGGTGAGCATTCCCATCATCGCGATCGGAGGCATCCAACCGGAGCACGTTACCGCGCTTCGCCAGGCCGGAGCGTACGGAATCGCCACCATTCGCGGCGTCGACTGGGAGCGGCGGTTGTCCATGCTCGATACCGATCCTTCTCCTGGAAAAACGCGACTTGCAGGCTCGCCTCACAGAACGTCTGAGGAAGCCATCATCCGCTATATTTCGATCTATGATTGGGACTCCGGAAGCGAGCGAGATCATCACGCTGACGGTAAACGGCGCTCCCCGGGATATTCCGCGGAATAGCACAATGGCGGAGCTCCTCGGATCGCTCCGCATCGACCCCCGCCTCGTTGTCGTCGAGCACAACCGGACCATCCTTCGCGATCGCGATACCTATCCGACGCACGGACTTTCACACGGCGACGTAGTGGAGATCGTTCACTTCGTCGGGGGCGGCTGAGATGCGTTGGGGGCGGCTGAGATGCGTTGCGGGCGATTGAGATGAGCGGGTCCACAACAGTCGAGGCGTCTCTCGATCCCTTTCCGCTGACTATTGCGGGCCGCGAGTTCCGCTCGCGACTCATGTTGGGCACCGGAAAGTACGGCTCGAACGCCGAGATGATGGAGGCAATCGAAGCTTCCGGTGCTGAGATCGTAACTGTTGCGGTGAGGCGCGTGGATCTCGATCGCGCGAACGACGAAGGGATCCTCCACCATCTCGACCCCGATCGGTTGTTCCTCCTCGCCAACACCGCCGGCTGCTACTCGGCTGATGAGGCGATTCGCTACGCTCGTCTCGCGCGGGCCGCAGGGTTCAACGAGTGGGTGAAGCTCGAAGTGATCGGCGACCAGGAGACGCTTCTTCCCGATACGGAAGGTCTGCTTGTCGCGACGCGAGCGCTTGCCGCTGAAGGATTCAAGGTGATGGCGTACACGAACGACGATCTGATCACCGCGCTGCGCCTGGAGGAAGCAGGCGCGGTTGCCGTGATGCCGCTGGCGTCGCCAATCGGATCGGGGCTCGGGATGCTGAACCAGTACGCGATTCGCACAATCAAGCGTCGCCTGAGCGTTCCGGTAATCGTCGATGCAGGCGTCGGCACCGCGTCCGACGCATGCATCGTGATGGAGCAGGGCGTGGACGGAATTCTCATGAACACCGGCATCGCCGCGGCGTCCGATCCGGTACGCATGGCAACTGCAATGCGACAGGCAGTCGACGCGGGACGCCTTGCTTATCTGGCCGGCAGGATGCCGAAGCGGGAGATTGCTCTTCCCTCCTCTCCCGTCTCGGGAATGCTCGACCGATGACTCCCGCAACGGGCGGCGGCATGACCGGAAGCGGAGGGGCCACTGCTCAGCTCGCACAGGTCGCCGGAGTGACTCCGGGTCGGATCGCGGCAGCGAAAATCTGCGCGGACATGCGCGGCGGTGAATTGCTCGACGCTGCTTTCGAGCGAAGAACGGGCGGCCTCGATGCCCGCGACAGGCGCTGGCTCCGCGAGCTCGCTTACGGAATGCTTCGCCGGCGCGGTCTGATCGACGCCATTCTCGCAGAGCGCGTGCGGGGCGGCCTCGCGAGGATAGATGCCGATCTGGTCGATCTTTTCCGCCTGGGAGTATACCAGCTGCTGTACATGGGGAGTGTCCCCGCCTACGCCGCAATCGCACAGACAGTCGAGCTCGCGAAGGTGAGACACGGCATCGGCGCGAGCAAGCTGGTGAACGCTGTGTTGCGCAGAGTCGACCGCGAGCGCGACGACCTCGAGCCTGTTCTTCCGTCAGACCCGGCCGAAGCGCTCGCCGTCAAATACTCGCACCCGGCGTGGCTTGTGCGCCGTTGGCTGTCGCGATGGGGAAAGGACGCCACCGAGCTGATGCTGACGCGAAACAATGGCGAAGCCCCGGTAGTTCTTCGCCCGTTTGGAATCGTTCGGGAGCAGCTCGAAGCGATGCTCGAGTCCGCGGACGTTCACGTCGAGGAGGGCGGCGCTCCGCTCGTGCGCGACAGCATTCAGGTTTCGGGTGGAATCACGCTCGGCGATCTCGGCGCGTTCAGGCAGGGGTTGTTCTTCATTCAGGATCCGGCTTCCACGCTCGTCACGTATTACGCCGCCATGCCCGCTGATGCGGTGGTCGCAGATCTCTGCGCGGCGCCGGGAGGAAAGGCACTCGAGCTCTCACGATTCGCTCGTCTCGTCGTAGCAGCCGATCGCTCCCCCACCCGTCTGGTTCGCGTTGTCGCGAATCGCGCGCGTCTGGAAGTGGAGAACATGCACATCATCGCCGCCGATGCTCTCCTCCCTGCGATCCGGCCTGTCGAAGCAGTTCTGGTGGATGCTCCCTGCACGGGCACCGGGACATTCCGCCGGCATCCGGACGCGCGATGGCGACTGCGTATCTCGGACCTCGCGGTGATGGCATCTCGTCAGGCGAGTCTGCTGCACTCCGCGGCGACAGTCGTGGCACCGGGCGGCCTCCTCGTCTACAGTACCTGCTCGCTGGAGCCCGAAGAGAATGAGGAGCAGATCGAGGCCTTTCTTGGGACTCACGAGAACTGGCGGCTCGAGCCTCCGCCTGCGGGAGCGGTTCCCGCGGAGACGCTCGACGGCGGATATCTGCGCGTACTTCCACATCTGCATGGCACGGATGGCGCGTTCGCGGCCCGCCTCCGGAGGGTGGACTAGTTGCAGGGGCGCGCGCTCGGAAGGCGTGCGTTCCCTTATCTGGTTGTCGGCGTCTTCGGGTTTCTGCTGTCCTACATCCTCCTTTTTATCTTTGCGTTTCCATCGGAGGTGCTCCCAGACGACGGCCGTGTGCCGACCGTCATAGGCCTTCCATTCGACGCGGCGGTCGCTTCAATCGAAAAGGCGGGGTTCAGCGCGGTGAAAGGAGAGACTCGATTTCACCGCAGCGTCGCAAAGGACATCATCCTGCAACAGGACCCGCCGGCCGGCAGCCTTCAGAAACGCGGAATCGACATCACGCTCGCGGTAAGCGGCGGGCAGCGGAGTGCGGTTGTCCCCGATGTCGCAGGGCTGAGCCAGCAGCAGGCACGGCTCGCGATTGAGAATGCGGGCTTCCAGTTCGGTTCGGTACGGCAGCAGACCAGCGAGCAGCCACGCGGAGCCGTGGTCGGCAGCGATCCTCCAAGCGGTGACTCGCTCCCGCTCCCCGCGGTTGTGCGAATCACCATCAGCCAGGGACCATCGGCGCTTCAGCTGCCCGATCTCGCCGGGCGCACCGTGGCCGACGCCCGCTCGACCCTCGAGCAGCTCGGGCTTCGCGTAGGCGGAATCTCTCGCGACACCAGCTCGTTCCAGCCCGAGAACACAGTGCTCTCGCAATCGCCGGCTGCCGGCAACCTCGTGGCCGCCGGATCGCGCGTGGACCTGCGTATCTCCCTGTTCCCATCGCCGCCGGTTATCCCGCCTATCGACACCGGTGGCGTGGAGCGATGAGCGCGCGAATTGCGCCTTCGATTCTTACCGCCGATTTCGGCCGCCTGTCCGAAGAGATCGCGATGCTGGTCGCGGGCGGAGCGGACATGATCCATCTCGACGTGATGGATGGGCGCTTCGTCCCGAACATCACCTTCGGCGAAAAGATGATCGCGACCGTGCGCGCCCTAACGTCGCTTCCGCTCGACGTGCACATGATGGTTGAAGAGCCCGAGCGCTACTTCGAGTCCTTTGCGGGCGCGGGAGCTACCGGGATGACGATCCATGTCGAGGCGGCTCCGCACCTTCAGCGGCAGCTTGCGCAAATTCGGGAGCTGGCATGCGCCGCCGGCGCGGCAGTGAACCCGGGAACTTCGCTTGCATCCGTCCGCGAGGTCCTCGCCGATCTCGATCTTCTTTTGATCATGACGGTCAATCCCGGCTTCGGGGGCCAGGAATTCATTGCTTCGTCGCCCGACAAGGTCGCGCGGGCGCGCCAGCTTCTGAGCGACGGACGAAGCCGCGCCGCGCTTGAAGTCGATGGAGGAATCGGGCGCGAGAATATTGCTCCGGTCTGGCGCGCGGGCGCCGACACGTTCGTTGCAGGCAATTCGATCTTCGGCGCGGCCGATCCGCAGGCGGAGATCGGTGCGCTCCGCAACATCTGCTCGGTGACGGTATGATGGACCGACCGCGCATTGCGATTGTGCTCGGCGTGATCGGACTCGTCGGCGCCGTCTTCATGGCGGGCAAGAGCTACCTCGGTAACGAGCTGTCCCCGCTGGGCGTCGGTGACGAGGCGCCGAACTTCAAGGCTGCGACGCTCGACTCGGTCGCGCGCGAGAAAACGCTGGCGGAGTACAAGGGCAACGTCGTCATGATCAACATCTGGGCGACCTGGTGCAAGCCATGCGTCGTGGAGATGCCGAGCATCGAGCAGCTCCACCAGGCGTATGCCCCTCGTGGGTTGAAGGTCATCGCCGTCAGCGTCGACGACCCCGGAACCGACGAGCAGATCCGAGCTTTCGTGAAGCGGTACGGCCTCACGTTCGAGATACTCCACGATCAGGGAGGTCAGGCAGGCCCGGTCAGCAAGCTCTACGATGCCACCCGTTATCCCGAGACAGTCATCATCGGCCGCGACGGAATCATCCGCAAGAAATTCAGCGGAGCGACGGATTGGAATTCGCCCGTGAACCGCGCGCTGATCGAGCGGCTTCTCGAGGAAAAGACGACAACAGATTGACGCGCATCCTCGGAATTGAGACGTCGTGCGACGAGACCTCGGCGGCGCTGCTCGAGGGAAGCGGCGACGACGTGTCGCAACGCTCGCTCGTCATTCTCTCGCAGGACGTCCATCGGGTATTCGGCGGCGTTGTCCCGGAGATCGCGTCCCGCGCGCACCTTACCAGCATCGTCCCTGTGGTTTCCCGGGCGCTGGAGGATGCGGGAGCCACCATTGACCAGGTCGACGCTATTGCGGTGACCCACACGCCCGGGCTCATCGGTGCTCTTCTCGTTGGCGTCTGCTACGCGAAAGCGCTCGCGTTTGCGCGTGGAATTCCGGTCATCCCCATCCATCATATGGAGGGACACCTTTTCGCGACGTCACTCGAGCATCGGGATGCGATCCCGCCGTTCACGGCGCTTCTCGTTTCCGGCGGTCACACAATGCTTCTCGACGTCGAAGAGTGGGGACTCTATCGGCTACTCGGCGCAACCCGCGACGACGCCGCGGGTGAGGCGTTCGACAAGGTTGCGAAGCTGCTCGGCCTGCCCTATCCCGGCGGCAGGCACATCGAGGCGCTCGCCCGCGAGGGAGACCCGGCGCGATTTCGCTTCACAAGGCCGATGGTGCGCCGTAACGATGCACCGACGGACGCCGACTATTACGCGTTCTCGTTCAGTGGACTCAAGACAGCGGTGCTCAACGCGGTGAAAAGCACCGGCGGAGAGGAGATCGATCGCAAGCACATCGCGCGCGGATTCCAGGACGCGCTGATCGACACCCTGGTCGAGAAAACTTTTCGCGCGGCGAGCGAGTTCGGCAGGCAGCGAATCGTCCTCGGCGGCGGTGTCGCGTGCAACTCGGCGCTGGTGGAGGCAATGCGCAAGCGGGTCGAGGAGATTGGCGCCGAGGTTTTCGCCCCGTCGGCGCGTCTCGCTACCGATAACGCAGCGATGATCGCGCGCGCGGGTTTTCATCACTACTATCGAGGTGAGCGCGGATCGCTTGATTTGAACGCCTTCGCGAGTCGCCCGCTTCCCGGACTGATCGCCTAACCAATTCACGGAATGATACCAGGCATCTTCGCCACGATCGTGCACCATCCGCTGTCATATCAGGTCGGGCCGCTGCAGCTCACCGGCTTCGGGCTGGCAATGCTTCTGACGTTCGTCATCGCGCAGATAATCTCGCAGCACGAAATGGAGAGGCGCGGTCACGACGGGTCCGTGATGAGCGATCTCGTGTTTGCGGCGGTCATCGGCGGGCTTCTCGGCGCCAAGCTGTACTACGCGATTATGGCAGGCGACTTCTCGGCGCTCGCGAGCCGGGCGGGGTTCGTGTTCTGGGGCGGGCTGATGGGAGGAATCCTCGCCACCGCGGCGGTGATGCGTTACAAGAAGCTGAGCTTCGCGCGGATCAGCGACGTCGCCGCAACTACGCTCGCGGCGAGCTATGCCGTCGGGAGAACGGGATGCTGGGCGGTTGGCGACGACTACGGCCGCCCGTGGAATGGCCCGTGGGCGACGATGTTCCCGGAGGGTGCGCCGCCTTCGACCGTCGGCAACATGTCGCGCATGTTCGGGGCGCAGTTTCCGGTGGGCACGCCCGAGAATGAAGTCGTTGCCGTGCATCCGACGCAACTTTACGAGGTCGCTCTCGGTTTCGTGATGTTTCTCATTCTCTGGCGCTTCCGCGATCACAAGCACGCCGAGGGCTGGTTGTTCGGCTTCTACTGCGTTCTCGCCGGAATCGAGCGGTTCATCATCGAATTCTTCCGGGCGAAGGACGACCGGTTCCTGCTCGGTGGCTGGATGACGACCGCGCAGCTGATCGCCATCGCGTTCGCCGTCGGCGGGGCGTTGTGGATGTACCTTCGCTGGAATGTCGGGCCGGGCAAGCCGGGCATTAACGGTCCTGCCGCAGCGCGAGCGGCTGCGAGATAGTTGACTTTGTCAACTATTTCAGTCGCGAGCCGTTTGCCTGGGAATGAACGTCTTGACCAGGGCGAAAGCAAACAAACCCAGTAGCAGTGCCTGAGCAGCGAGCGTCTCCGCACTGGGGAATACCCCCATTGACGGCATGTGCGGCATGCCGGGCATCACCGTGATCGAAATGAGATTCCCTTCCTGCAGCTCGCGAATTCCCTTCCCCATGAAAACGAACGCCATGTAGTAGAGGAGCACGCTCGTCACGGCGAAGAACGGGCGCATCGGAATCTTTACTCCGTACCTGTAAAACAGGGTGAACACCAGAGCGAGAATCACCAGGCCGGCAATAATGCCCAGTGAGAGCGGCAGGGCGATGTTGCTCCCTTCATTAAATAGCGCCTGGTAGAAGAGCGCGGTTTCAGCCCCCTCCCTGTACACGGCCAGGAACGCCACGAGCGCCAGCGCCTTCCCGCCGCCGTGCTCCAACGCCCGATTCACCTTTTCGCGAATGAACTTCTGCCATTTGACCGCTTCCACCTTCGAGATGAGCCAGTAGCTCACTGAGAACAGCACGATCACGGCGATCAGCATCGTCACGCCCTCGACGATCTCGCGGCTGGCCGGCAGCTGCGCGAAAAGTGTCTTGAGGGCAATCGCCGTCACGGCGCTTGCCGCTACACCGAGGGCGACTCCGGTCCAGATCGAGCGCAGCCGCTCGCGGTGACCAGTCTTGATGAGAAAGGCGACGACAGCTCCAACGACGAGGATTGCCTCGAATCCCTCGCGAAGGATGATCAGGAATGATTGGAAGAATGCGCCCCAGCCACCCGATGTCGGGCGCGTTAGCTCGACTATCCGCGGCAGGTCCAGCGCAATCGCCTCGCGCGCGCTTCGCGCCGCAGCCATGTCGTGCTGTCTGACCGCGCCTTTGAAATCGGCGAAATGGCGTTCCATCGAGGCGACAAGGCCCGGCTCCTTTGCACGTGCCGGAGTCTCGAGAGGCTCGAATGCGATGTAGGCGTCGAACGCGCGATCGCCGGCTTCAGCCGGCCGGCCTGCCCGTGCAAACTCCAGTGCGCTGTCGAGCAAAGCGATAACCGTTCGCGCCGCCTCGGCACCAGGCGCTGCTTTCGCGTCCGCCTGCGCCGCGGGAAGAACCATTGGTTGTCTGCGGAGCGAGTAGACGTAGTTCACGATGTCCCACCGGTCCTGCGGCGGCAGCGAGGCGAACGATGGCATCGGAGTTTCGCGAATGCCGACCGACACGACGTTGTAGGCGAGCGTCGCCGTGAGGTCTGGCGTCTCTCTCGCGTCTCCAATCGCCGGAGCAGGCACGTTGCCTGCTTTCGCCGCGGGTCCGTCCCCCCGACCGGCTTCACCGTGACATGAGGCACAATTCGCGGTGTAAAGCGCGTGTCCCCGTGCCGTGTCGAGCGGAGCAGACGGCAGATCCAGCGCTCCCGCAACACCAAGTGCTCCGCGGAACCGCGCTTCGATTAGCTGGACTTCCTGCGGCGGCCGCCTGGCTTTGACTGCAGCGATCAGCGTGTCGAGAAGAGCCTGTGTCGGCGGAGCGTTGTAACCCCTCAAACGCGTCGCGACGACGCGTGCGTCGCCGAGGAACGAGGTGGCCTCGGCGTATTCCTCGGCGGAGATGACATTGCCGCGGTCGTCGATGCCTTTCCGGTATTCCTCGACCGCCACACTGACGATGCTGGAAAGCCTTTTTGCCGAATTTTCCTGGGACTGTGCCGCGGCCGGCAGCAGGATCGCCGCAACCACGATCAGGCGGCCGATCTTTGAACCCGATTTCATTCCGAGTGAATCTATCTGGATTACAGCTTCAGGCAAACGGGCTTGCAATTACCCACGGAAGAGGAAGCGACGCCTACGCATCCTCGCTGCGGTACCGGCGCTCGCCCCGCAGCTCGGCTTGCGAGAGAGACGCGCGTCGGCCGGTCCGGGCCTCGAATCGTGCAACGAATTCCGGCAGGCGCTCCGACGTGAACCCGCTGCGGGCCAGTCCGCTCGCCGTCACTGCACGTTCTATCGCCTCCGGAGGGCCTTCCACTTCCACGAGCGGATCCATGTCCGGGTATTGCTCGAATCGAACCGTCGCACCGTTCAGCTCGTACTGAATGATGTCGCGCTCGATCTCGACAGTCACCACGAAACCCAGCTTCTCGAGGATTACCGCAAGCGCGTCGGCATCGGTCACTCCGGTGGATGCTTCCTCCCGAATCTTGAATCCGCCTTCGTAGAGGGTTGGGCCCTTCCAGTCGAGGTGCGCGCGTTTGCCGGTATCGTCCTCGTAGACACGCAGCCGGAGCACATGATCGCGCAGCACCATCGAGTGATCGCGCAGATCGTAACGCGCGTCGATGAGGCGCCCTGAATATATGAGCCGGCCGCCGGCGGCTTCGATTTGCGCTCGCCGCGCCGGCACATCGTCCACCACGCTCTTGAGCTCTACCTCAAGCATTCATGATCGAGCTGAGCACCGCGCTGGTATCCGCCAGCGACTCGAACAGTGCATAGGGTTGGTGCGCCGCAAGCTGCTCGACTGTGTAGCCGCCCGTCGCAACCGCGATTGCCCGCGCGCCGATTGCTTCGCCGCACTGAATGTCCGCGGGCGTGTCACCGATGATCACGAGCCGGTTCCCCAGAACGTCAATGCCGAGCAGCTCGCTCGCGCGGCGCTGGGCGACGGCGGGGAGCTCCGGCCGGAGCTCGTGGTCGGACCCGAACGCATTCACGCGAAAGCGGGCCGGATCGATCCCGGCGGCAGCGAGCTTCGCGCGCGCTCCTGTTTCGATGTTCCCAGTCAGGAGCCCGACGACGACGCGGTCTTCGCGCTCGAGCGCGTCGAGCAGCTCGAGCACTCCCTCCAGCACGAGCATCGTGCGATCTCCGGATTCGAGCTCCGTCGCCAGCCCGACGACGTACGACTCGAGCAGCTGATCCATCTGCGCGTCGATGGCCTCGTCGGTGAATCCTTCCCGCCGCATGAGGTCGCGCACGATCTGCCGGTCGGTCTTTCCACCATAATGGTATTCGCTCGAGCCGGGAGACCCGAATACTTCGGTAAGCGCACGCTCCATCGACCTGCGCCCCGCTCCGCCACTCATGAGGAGCGTACCGTCTATGTCGAAGAGAACGATTCTCACGTGCGTGTCAGGAAAATTCCGGTCATGATCGTCCCGGTTCCAACTCCCTGCCAGAGCGTGGGCGACTCGTGGAGGAATATCCACGCGACGATGATTGCAATAGCCGGCTGGAGATTGCTGTACACCGCTGTGCGCGTTGGGCCCAGGACGCGGAGGCCGCGGTACCAGAAGAGATACGCAACGACCATCGAGATGACGCTTGCGTAAAAGAGTGATGCCCACACGGCCGGACCCACCGTTTCCCACTTCGTTGCGGCGAGCGCTCTCGGAGAAGCGATAAGCAGAGGCAGCACGCCTCCGGTCATCGTCAGCGCCGACAAATGCACTGGGTCCGTTTTTATCGCCAGCGGCTGGAGCATCACCGTGAATGCAGTCCAGCAAAAGACTCCGACGAAAACGAGGAGCGTGCCGAGCAACGTTGCGTTGCTGTGATCACCGCGTGCGCTGCCGAATACAACCAGGGCTACCCCGCCAACCGAGAGCGCCACTCCGTAGAGAGTGCGCCGCCTGACGCGTTCGATTCCCTTGAGGCGGCTGGCGACGGCGATGAACGCCGGCGCTGCGGCGACTATCAGCACAGCGTTGCCGACATTCGTCCGCGAGAGGCCTTCGACAAAAAATATCTGATACAGGCCGTTGCCGAGAATTCCGAGCAGCATCAGCGTGATGATGTCGCGCCGGGGCGGCCATGGGCGCCGCCGAAAAAATGCGATCGCCATCAGGACGGCCGCGGCGATGCCGACGCGCAGACCGGTGAACGCCAGCGGTGAAAAGACGGCGGTCGCGTACTTGATGACGCTGAAGTTCACAGCCCAGATCAGCGCCATCAGCGTCAGCAAAGCGTCAGTCGTGCCGAACGAACTGCCGTCTTCGGTTCCTGTCATGCGGAAAGCTAGCTAGTGCCGCCGCATGGCTGCTACTTTCTCGCGATGCATATCTCGTTCGCCGTTTTTGCCGACGGTGCCAATCTCTCGCAGGAGGGAAAACTCAATGTCCTGGGCGTGTTCGATGCGCTTCAGGTCGGCGGATTTCCCGCGATTCATCCGCGTACTCACTTCGTCATCCGGCTCAAGGGATCGGTCGAAGACACGGGCGGCCACAGACTGACATTTCGCTGGATCAGTCCCGGCGACGAGGAGCTGTGGTCGTCCGACGGGGAGCTGAACGTTGCGCCCGGGCCCAATCCTGCTTTCGAGATGGACCTGCCCATAATCGCCGTCATCGACCTGCCGCTCAACTCCGCGGGCCTTTACACGATGCGGGTGTCACTGGACGGTGAGCCGACGGCCGATGTGAGATTGTTCGTGAGCGGTGTGCAGCCGGTTGTGATGCAGCAGAACTCGATGGTCAGCTAGCGACGATCCTTCGCGCGAACCGGAACCGCGCGATCAGCGCCCGCGTGTAGTCGTCCTGACGGTCCAGCGATTCGATCGAATGACCCCCTCGACCGAGCGCGACATGCACGAGGTTCGTCGAGCCGGCAGCCAGTGCGACGTGAGTGATCTGGGCGTCCTCACTGTCAGCGAAAAAAAGAAGATCGGCCGGCTTCAGTGCGTCGAGCCCTCCCTCCACCGCCACGCCCTGGGTCGCCTGCTGCCACGCGTCGCGCAGAAGGTGAATGCCGTGCAGCGCAAAAATGCTCTGCACCATTCCCGAGCAGTCGGCCCCCCACGGAGTGATGCCGCCCCACTGATAGTACGTGCCCTGAAAAAGTGCGATCGCCGAAGCGACAATGGCGTCGGCCGTCGGCGGGAACGTCTCGCGCCGGCGCGCCAGCTCCATGCTGCGGCCCGCGATACAGTGCCCATCGCCGACCACTGCGCCCAACGGAAGGTCGAGTGTCAGGCTCCGGCTGTCGCGAATGCTGCAACCCATCGACAGCTCTCCTTCGATGTCCCATGCCCACTCGGGCCC
This Gemmatimonadaceae bacterium DNA region includes the following protein-coding sequences:
- a CDS encoding prolipoprotein diacylglyceryl transferase produces the protein MIPGIFATIVHHPLSYQVGPLQLTGFGLAMLLTFVIAQIISQHEMERRGHDGSVMSDLVFAAVIGGLLGAKLYYAIMAGDFSALASRAGFVFWGGLMGGILATAAVMRYKKLSFARISDVAATTLAASYAVGRTGCWAVGDDYGRPWNGPWATMFPEGAPPSTVGNMSRMFGAQFPVGTPENEVVAVHPTQLYEVALGFVMFLILWRFRDHKHAEGWLFGFYCVLAGIERFIIEFFRAKDDRFLLGGWMTTAQLIAIAFAVGGALWMYLRWNVGPGKPGINGPAAARAAAR
- a CDS encoding cytochrome c/FTR1 family iron permease, which gives rise to MKSGSKIGRLIVVAAILLPAAAQSQENSAKRLSSIVSVAVEEYRKGIDDRGNVISAEEYAEATSFLGDARVVATRLRGYNAPPTQALLDTLIAAVKARRPPQEVQLIEARFRGALGVAGALDLPSAPLDTARGHALYTANCASCHGEAGRGDGPAAKAGNVPAPAIGDARETPDLTATLAYNVVSVGIRETPMPSFASLPPQDRWDIVNYVYSLRRQPMVLPAAQADAKAAPGAEAARTVIALLDSALEFARAGRPAEAGDRAFDAYIAFEPLETPARAKEPGLVASMERHFADFKGAVRQHDMAAARSAREAIALDLPRIVELTRPTSGGWGAFFQSFLIILREGFEAILVVGAVVAFLIKTGHRERLRSIWTGVALGVAASAVTAIALKTLFAQLPASREIVEGVTMLIAVIVLFSVSYWLISKVEAVKWQKFIREKVNRALEHGGGKALALVAFLAVYREGAETALFYQALFNEGSNIALPLSLGIIAGLVILALVFTLFYRYGVKIPMRPFFAVTSVLLYYMAFVFMGKGIRELQEGNLISITVMPGMPHMPSMGVFPSAETLAAQALLLGLFAFALVKTFIPRQTARD
- a CDS encoding class IV adenylate cyclase, which gives rise to MLEVELKSVVDDVPARRAQIEAAGGRLIYSGRLIDARYDLRDHSMVLRDHVLRLRVYEDDTGKRAHLDWKGPTLYEGGFKIREEASTGVTDADALAVILEKLGFVVTVEIERDIIQYELNGATVRFEQYPDMDPLVEVEGPPEAIERAVTASGLARSGFTSERLPEFVARFEARTGRRASLSQAELRGERRYRSEDA
- a CDS encoding HAD hydrolase-like protein, which translates into the protein MRIVLFDIDGTLLMSGGAGRRSMERALTEVFGSPGSSEYHYGGKTDRQIVRDLMRREGFTDEAIDAQMDQLLESYVVGLATELESGDRTMLVLEGVLELLDALEREDRVVVGLLTGNIETGARAKLAAAGIDPARFRVNAFGSDHELRPELPAVAQRRASELLGIDVLGNRLVIIGDTPADIQCGEAIGARAIAVATGGYTVEQLAAHQPYALFESLADTSAVLSSIMNA
- a CDS encoding DMT family transporter, whose translation is MTGTEDGSSFGTTDALLTLMALIWAVNFSVIKYATAVFSPLAFTGLRVGIAAAVLMAIAFFRRRPWPPRRDIITLMLLGILGNGLYQIFFVEGLSRTNVGNAVLIVAAAPAFIAVASRLKGIERVRRRTLYGVALSVGGVALVVFGSARGDHSNATLLGTLLVFVGVFCWTAFTVMLQPLAIKTDPVHLSALTMTGGVLPLLIASPRALAATKWETVGPAVWASLFYASVISMVVAYLFWYRGLRVLGPTRTAVYSNLQPAIAIIVAWIFLHESPTLWQGVGTGTIMTGIFLTRT
- a CDS encoding NlpC/P60 family protein, whose protein sequence is MTRIVVRTPIAPLLGEQRAASTQTSQLLYGHSAEVISTEGSWLRLRGADGYEGWMHEGYTAPSAADGPEWAWDIEGELSMGCSIRDSRSLTLDLPLGAVVGDGHCIAGRSMELARRRETFPPTADAIVASAIALFQGTYYQWGGITPWGADCSGMVQSIFALHGIHLLRDAWQQATQGVAVEGGLDALKPADLLFFADSEDAQITHVALAAGSTNLVHVALGRGGHSIESLDRQDDYTRALIARFRFARRIVAS